From Cellulomonas chengniuliangii, the proteins below share one genomic window:
- the hrpA gene encoding ATP-dependent RNA helicase HrpA gives MSSPGEHQPTPEGTDPGSRPARRRRPPRRRPARDAAGPEGRSDRAPGRGAENERGPHDPGRTGRGDDQHRRERRAAVRRATAVPPITYPEQLPVSARREDIAAAIRDHQVVIVAGETGSGKTTQLPKIALDLGRGREGQIGHTQPRRIAARTVAERIADELGTSIGELVGYQVRFTDESSERTLVKVMTDGILLAQIQRDPMLRGYDTLIIDEAHERSLNIDFLLGYLTRLLPQRPELKVIITSATIDSERFARHFSGPPTAEHPDGVPAPVIEVTGRTYPVEVRYRPLAPDPEPEPEAGGPGAPKAAARGAKKPREVEERDPLTAICEAFDELAAEGPGDILVFFSGEREIRDAEEALRSHLGERASDLRRPDAVEILPLYGRLSAAEQHRVFQQHGNRRVVLATNVAETSLTVPGIRYVIDPGTARISRYSKATKVQRLPIEPISQASANQRSGRCGRVADGIAIRLYSEQDFASRPEFTEPEILRTSLASVILQMIAVGVATTPDDIAKFPFVDPPDTRSVRDGTQLLTELGALGSGDEAGTGLTRVGRDLAQLPMDPRLGRMIVEAGRRGVAREVMIIAAALSIQDPRERPMEQRAQADQSHARFADPTSDFLTYLNLWQYLKEQQRDLSGSAFRRLCKAEHLNYLRIREWQDVVTQLRELAKPLGIVVNPPPQRKAPDAAPSGKAAAPAGPRRRTAPGAAQTVLDSDTADGPGTLRLDWDADRIHLSLLAGLLSQIGMQEATEVTPPAAQRGKRPPGRPDRRGRNEYVGARGARFAIFPGSALAKRPPAWIMAGELVETSRLWARDAARIQPEWAEELAQHLVKRTYSEPSWSTKQGAAMAMERVLLYGVPIVAQRRVLYAKHDPEHARELFIRHALVEGEWTTHHEFFHENRRLLREAESLEARARRRDLVVDDEVLFAFYDERIPADVVSARHFDTWWKTARRADPELLSFTRELLVADDGAAVDESDFPTTWPQGDLELPLTYQFEPGTDADGVTVHIPLVLLARVRPDGFGWMVPGLREELVTATIRALPKPVRVQLVPAPDVARGVVAWFDEHLASWEDTVRAGELAPSFHQAFAQAVRTMRDVEVPEDAFDDERLPAHLRMTFRVETAGQVVEEGKDLIGLQRRLAHRTQDAVSTAVRTAVRDAMREVGRGRGAKSPAAADPASASPDASRAVTPAPGSAPSAAPPSPGIPERTGLTTWPDTLPDGALPLTVETSGPGGLRVRGYPALVEEPDGTVALRVMADPATQVVEHRRGLRRLLLRETALATPRVTTRWSGQQALTLAASPYPSTDALVADVQLAAVDHLLAEHLAGRPATEVRTADAYATLRAAVREQIEDTVHRIVTDLVAVLGAARELDAEVRGSSSLALLATLQDVREQAARLVHVGFVAEVGAARLPHLARYLRAARHRLAKAAGNPDRDASLAWTVAELTREHAAAVSRAEATAAHAQAVDPDRRAALEAVRWMIEELRVSLFAQQLGTDGPVSEKRIRKALAEA, from the coding sequence GTGAGCAGCCCTGGAGAGCACCAGCCGACCCCGGAGGGGACCGATCCCGGTTCCCGACCGGCTCGGCGGCGCCGCCCTCCCCGCCGGCGGCCAGCCCGCGACGCCGCGGGTCCGGAAGGCCGCTCGGACCGGGCCCCCGGGCGTGGAGCGGAGAACGAGCGCGGGCCCCATGACCCGGGCCGCACCGGCCGCGGGGACGACCAGCACCGCCGTGAGCGCCGTGCCGCCGTGCGCCGCGCCACCGCCGTCCCGCCCATCACGTACCCCGAGCAGCTCCCGGTCTCGGCGCGGCGCGAGGACATCGCCGCGGCGATCCGCGACCACCAGGTGGTGATCGTCGCGGGCGAGACCGGCTCCGGGAAGACCACGCAGCTGCCCAAGATCGCGCTCGACCTGGGCCGTGGCCGCGAGGGGCAGATCGGGCACACGCAGCCCCGCCGGATCGCCGCGCGCACGGTCGCGGAGCGCATCGCCGACGAGCTCGGCACGTCCATCGGCGAGCTCGTCGGCTACCAGGTGCGCTTCACGGACGAGTCGAGCGAGCGCACCCTCGTGAAGGTCATGACCGACGGCATCCTGCTGGCGCAGATCCAGCGGGACCCCATGCTGCGCGGCTACGACACCCTGATCATCGACGAGGCCCACGAGCGCTCGCTCAACATCGACTTCCTGCTGGGGTACCTGACCCGGCTGCTGCCCCAGCGACCCGAGCTCAAGGTGATCATCACCTCGGCGACGATCGACTCCGAGCGGTTCGCGCGGCACTTCTCCGGCCCGCCCACCGCCGAGCACCCGGACGGCGTCCCTGCGCCGGTCATCGAGGTCACCGGGCGCACGTACCCGGTCGAGGTCCGCTACCGCCCCCTGGCGCCCGACCCGGAGCCCGAGCCCGAGGCCGGCGGTCCGGGCGCGCCCAAGGCCGCGGCGCGCGGCGCGAAGAAGCCGCGCGAGGTCGAGGAGCGCGACCCGCTGACGGCCATCTGCGAGGCGTTCGACGAGCTCGCGGCCGAGGGTCCGGGCGACATCCTGGTGTTCTTCTCGGGCGAGCGGGAGATCCGCGACGCGGAGGAGGCGTTGCGCTCCCACCTCGGCGAGCGGGCCTCGGACCTGCGCCGGCCGGACGCCGTGGAGATCCTGCCGCTGTACGGGCGGCTGTCGGCCGCGGAGCAGCACCGGGTGTTCCAGCAGCACGGCAACCGCCGCGTGGTGCTGGCCACCAACGTCGCCGAGACGTCCCTGACCGTGCCGGGCATCCGGTACGTGATCGACCCGGGCACGGCGCGCATCTCGCGGTACTCGAAGGCCACGAAGGTGCAGCGGCTGCCCATCGAGCCCATCTCGCAGGCGTCCGCGAACCAGCGCTCGGGCCGGTGCGGGCGCGTCGCGGACGGCATCGCGATCCGCCTCTACTCCGAGCAGGACTTCGCCTCGCGGCCGGAGTTCACCGAGCCGGAGATCCTGCGCACGTCCCTCGCGTCGGTGATCCTGCAGATGATCGCGGTGGGGGTCGCGACCACGCCCGACGACATCGCGAAGTTCCCGTTCGTGGACCCGCCGGACACCCGCTCGGTGCGGGACGGCACGCAGCTGCTCACTGAGCTGGGCGCCCTCGGCTCGGGCGACGAGGCGGGCACGGGCCTGACCCGGGTGGGCCGCGACCTGGCCCAGCTGCCGATGGACCCGCGCCTGGGCCGGATGATCGTCGAGGCGGGCCGCCGCGGGGTCGCCCGCGAGGTGATGATCATCGCCGCCGCCCTGTCCATCCAGGACCCGCGCGAGCGCCCGATGGAGCAGCGCGCGCAGGCCGACCAGTCGCACGCGCGGTTCGCCGACCCCACGTCGGACTTCCTCACGTACCTGAACCTGTGGCAGTACCTCAAGGAGCAGCAGCGGGACCTGTCCGGCTCGGCGTTCCGCCGCCTGTGCAAGGCGGAGCACCTCAACTACCTGCGCATCCGCGAATGGCAGGACGTGGTGACGCAGCTGCGCGAGCTGGCGAAGCCGCTGGGCATCGTGGTGAACCCGCCGCCGCAGCGGAAGGCCCCCGACGCGGCGCCGTCGGGCAAGGCCGCCGCCCCCGCCGGTCCCCGCCGGCGCACCGCCCCCGGCGCAGCCCAGACAGTCCTCGACTCCGACACCGCCGACGGCCCCGGAACGCTGCGGCTCGACTGGGACGCGGACCGCATCCACCTGAGCCTGCTCGCGGGCCTGCTCAGCCAGATCGGCATGCAGGAGGCCACCGAGGTCACCCCGCCCGCCGCGCAACGCGGCAAGCGACCGCCAGGCCGACCGGACCGCCGGGGCCGCAACGAGTACGTCGGCGCCCGTGGCGCGCGGTTCGCCATCTTCCCTGGATCAGCCCTGGCCAAGCGGCCGCCGGCGTGGATCATGGCCGGCGAGCTCGTCGAGACGTCGCGGCTGTGGGCCCGTGACGCGGCGCGCATCCAGCCCGAGTGGGCCGAGGAGCTCGCCCAGCACCTGGTGAAGCGCACCTACTCCGAGCCGTCGTGGTCCACCAAGCAGGGCGCCGCGATGGCGATGGAGCGCGTGCTGCTCTACGGCGTGCCGATCGTCGCCCAGCGTCGGGTGCTCTACGCCAAGCACGACCCGGAGCACGCCCGCGAGCTGTTCATCCGGCACGCCCTGGTCGAGGGCGAGTGGACCACGCACCACGAGTTCTTCCACGAGAACCGCCGCCTGCTCCGGGAGGCCGAGAGCCTCGAGGCCCGTGCCCGCCGCCGTGACCTGGTCGTGGACGACGAGGTCCTGTTCGCCTTCTACGACGAGCGGATCCCCGCCGACGTGGTCTCCGCCCGGCATTTCGACACCTGGTGGAAGACGGCGCGGCGCGCGGACCCGGAGCTGCTGAGCTTCACCCGCGAGCTGCTCGTCGCGGACGACGGCGCCGCGGTCGACGAGTCCGACTTCCCCACGACGTGGCCGCAGGGCGACCTGGAGCTGCCGCTGACCTACCAGTTCGAGCCGGGCACGGACGCGGACGGCGTCACCGTCCACATCCCGCTCGTGCTGCTGGCCCGCGTGCGGCCGGACGGTTTCGGCTGGATGGTCCCCGGGCTGCGCGAGGAGCTGGTCACGGCCACCATCCGGGCGCTGCCCAAGCCGGTGCGCGTGCAGCTGGTCCCCGCGCCGGACGTGGCCCGCGGCGTCGTCGCGTGGTTCGACGAGCACCTGGCGAGCTGGGAGGACACGGTGCGCGCGGGCGAGCTCGCGCCGTCCTTCCACCAGGCGTTCGCTCAGGCGGTCCGCACGATGCGCGACGTCGAGGTGCCCGAGGACGCGTTCGACGACGAGCGGCTGCCGGCCCACCTGCGCATGACGTTCCGCGTCGAGACCGCCGGGCAGGTGGTCGAGGAGGGCAAGGACCTCATCGGGCTCCAGCGCCGGCTGGCGCACCGCACGCAGGACGCGGTGAGCACCGCCGTCCGCACCGCCGTGCGGGACGCCATGCGCGAGGTCGGGCGCGGCCGCGGCGCGAAGAGCCCTGCCGCCGCCGATCCCGCCTCCGCGAGCCCCGACGCCTCACGCGCCGTGACGCCTGCCCCGGGCTCGGCGCCCTCGGCCGCCCCACCGTCCCCCGGCATCCCCGAGCGCACCGGCCTGACCACCTGGCCGGACACGCTGCCCGACGGCGCCCTGCCTCTGACCGTCGAGACGTCTGGCCCTGGCGGCCTGCGGGTGCGCGGCTACCCGGCGCTGGTCGAGGAGCCGGACGGGACCGTCGCGCTGCGAGTGATGGCAGATCCGGCGACCCAGGTCGTCGAGCACCGCCGCGGCCTGCGCCGGCTGCTGCTGCGCGAGACGGCCCTGGCGACGCCCCGCGTGACCACCCGCTGGTCGGGGCAGCAGGCGCTCACCCTGGCCGCGAGCCCGTACCCGAGCACCGACGCGCTGGTGGCCGACGTGCAGCTCGCCGCGGTGGACCACCTGCTGGCCGAGCACCTGGCCGGGCGGCCGGCCACCGAGGTCCGCACGGCCGACGCCTACGCCACTCTGCGGGCTGCCGTGCGGGAGCAGATCGAGGACACGGTGCACCGCATCGTCACCGACCTGGTGGCGGTGCTCGGCGCGGCGCGGGAGCTCGACGCTGAGGTGCGCGGCTCGAGCAGCCTGGCCCTGCTGGCCACGTTGCAGGACGTCCGCGAGCAGGCGGCCCGCCTGGTGCACGTCGGGTTCGTCGCCGAGGTGGGCGCCGCGCGGCTCCCACACCTGGCCCGGTACCTGCGCGCGGCCCGGCACCGGTTGGCCAAGGCGGCCGGCAATCCCGATCGCGACGCCTCCCTGGCGTGGACCGTCGCCGAGCTGACCCGTGAGCACGCGGCCGCCGTCTCGCGGGCCGAGGCCACGGCCGCCCACGCGCAGGCCGTCGACCCTGACCGGCGGGCGGCGCTCGAGGCGGTGCGGTGGATGATCGAGGAGCTCCGGGTCTCCCTGTTCGCGCAGCAACTCGGCACGGACGGGCCGGTCAGCGAGAAGCGCATCCGCAAGGCCCTCGCCGAGGCCTGA
- a CDS encoding manganese catalase family protein: protein MYLHVQRLINEIVPDEPDPAAANALQEGLGGQFGEMRTMMQYLFQSINFRGPAGKPYRDLLQGIGTEEISHVELIGTTIARLLDGSPRYQGSPTDPLDTPGAGGATPLAIALDQSNIHHYLVAAQGALPVDAAGNPWSGSYVYNSGNLVLDLLYNLMLESTGRLQKCRIYEMTANKTARSTIAYLIVRDQAHENAYARALETLGVDWGKVLPIPKTNAEQFPEVKKLLDLGLQSKQYTFDLAAQSEAGKIYQGMSPSQDGTVLDASEQAPEGVPSTIAAERFEEFAPGLDPDLLALIQATADLEMADVQPLYGPVAPAPGATT from the coding sequence ATGTACCTGCACGTGCAGCGCCTCATCAACGAGATCGTTCCGGACGAGCCGGACCCGGCTGCCGCCAACGCGCTGCAAGAGGGGTTGGGCGGCCAATTCGGCGAGATGCGGACGATGATGCAGTACCTGTTCCAGAGCATCAACTTCCGTGGCCCGGCCGGGAAGCCCTACCGGGACCTGCTGCAGGGCATCGGCACGGAGGAGATCAGCCACGTGGAGCTGATCGGGACCACGATCGCCCGTCTCTTGGACGGGTCGCCCCGGTACCAGGGCAGCCCCACCGACCCGCTGGACACGCCGGGGGCTGGGGGCGCCACACCGTTGGCCATCGCGCTGGACCAGAGCAACATCCACCACTACCTGGTCGCGGCCCAGGGCGCCCTGCCGGTGGACGCGGCGGGCAACCCGTGGAGCGGCTCCTACGTCTACAACTCCGGCAACCTGGTGCTCGACCTGCTGTACAACCTGATGCTCGAGTCCACCGGTCGGCTGCAGAAGTGCCGCATCTACGAGATGACCGCGAACAAGACGGCCCGCTCGACCATCGCGTACCTGATCGTCCGTGACCAGGCCCATGAGAACGCGTACGCGCGGGCGTTGGAGACCCTGGGCGTGGACTGGGGCAAGGTCCTGCCGATCCCCAAGACCAACGCCGAGCAGTTCCCGGAGGTCAAGAAGCTGCTCGACCTCGGCCTGCAGAGCAAGCAGTACACGTTCGACCTGGCGGCGCAGTCGGAGGCTGGGAAGATCTACCAGGGGATGTCCCCGTCCCAGGACGGCACCGTGCTCGACGCGAGCGAGCAGGCGCCCGAGGGTGTCCCGTCGACCATCGCGGCAGAGCGCTTCGAGGAGTTCGCGCCTGGGCTCGACCCCGATCTGCTGGCGCTCATCCAGGCGACGGCCGACCTCGAGATGGCCGACGTCCAACCGCTCTACGGCCCGGTCGCCCCTGCGCCTGGAGCGACCACCTGA
- a CDS encoding alpha/beta fold hydrolase, whose amino-acid sequence MADDLGSTHDIRLRDGRTLRAYDASPARTGRTAVVWHHGSPQSGVLIEPLVAAAEALDVRLVSYARPGYGGSTPAPGRDVAAAADDVAQLADALGLGPLAVMGASGGGPHALACAALLPGRVVAVACLAAIAPPTGRDDWYTGMASPEGLRAAAAGGREARARHEEEAEFDPSSFTEADWAALAGPWASLGEDAAHAGEAWPGGLVDDDVAFTRPWGFDLAQVMAPALLVQGGRDRVVPAAHLELVAASLPGAEVWRRPDDGHISVLDACADAMAWLVARA is encoded by the coding sequence ATGGCCGACGACCTCGGGAGCACGCACGACATCCGCCTGCGGGACGGGCGCACCCTGCGCGCCTACGACGCCTCGCCCGCGCGGACCGGACGCACGGCGGTGGTGTGGCATCACGGCTCGCCGCAGAGCGGCGTCCTGATCGAGCCCTTGGTCGCGGCCGCCGAGGCCCTCGACGTCCGGCTCGTCTCCTACGCCCGTCCTGGCTACGGCGGGTCCACCCCTGCTCCGGGCCGGGACGTCGCCGCGGCGGCCGACGACGTGGCGCAGCTCGCCGACGCGCTGGGCCTCGGCCCCCTCGCCGTGATGGGCGCCTCGGGCGGGGGCCCGCACGCGTTGGCCTGCGCGGCGCTGCTGCCGGGCCGGGTCGTCGCGGTCGCATGCCTCGCCGCGATCGCGCCGCCGACCGGCCGTGACGACTGGTACACGGGCATGGCGAGCCCCGAGGGCCTGCGAGCCGCGGCGGCGGGCGGGCGGGAGGCGAGGGCGAGGCACGAGGAGGAGGCGGAGTTCGACCCGTCGTCGTTCACCGAGGCGGACTGGGCCGCCCTGGCCGGGCCATGGGCGTCGCTGGGCGAGGACGCCGCGCACGCGGGCGAGGCGTGGCCCGGCGGGCTCGTGGACGACGACGTCGCGTTCACCCGGCCGTGGGGATTCGACCTCGCCCAGGTCATGGCTCCCGCGCTACTGGTGCAGGGCGGGCGGGACCGCGTGGTCCCCGCCGCGCACCTCGAGCTCGTGGCGGCGTCGCTGCCCGGCGCCGAGGTGTGGCGCAGGCCTGACGACGGCCACATCTCGGTGCTCGACGCGTGCGCCGACGCGATGGCGTGGCTCGTGGCGCGCGCCTGA